From Spartinivicinus ruber, the proteins below share one genomic window:
- a CDS encoding filamentous hemagglutinin N-terminal domain-containing protein, giving the protein MNKPLSGLSGKGKLKLAVVAVIVTSANTAIAGGINPANSNTTVTQQNGVDIVNIAKPNSKGLSYNKYNKYNVSKQGVVLNNATSKAHSQILNKSLKANANLNGKSASVILNEVVSKNPSTLLGLQEVLGNSAKVVVANPNGITCDGCGFINTPSATLVVGKPAVSKGELKSFNVNNKNSSLNIRGSVSAADAVLNLVAPKVIVNGQVKAGKELSIVAGLNQVDYDQQSGSITAIRPLTQTISSFDAQLIGAMQAGRIRIVNTAQGVGVNLSGASIEADESISIASAGNINIASKKINGNRSVQGAKLKSKKNIDLKSKNNIDLAAVVLDSKNINIAANKQVNLNSRAIAYKFTRNKSTSLNTHDPNQQTASYFLYQFYKCHLV; this is encoded by the coding sequence ATGAATAAGCCATTATCCGGATTAAGCGGCAAAGGTAAATTAAAATTAGCCGTGGTTGCAGTAATTGTCACTTCAGCTAATACTGCTATTGCTGGCGGTATTAATCCTGCCAATAGTAATACTACTGTGACTCAGCAAAATGGTGTCGACATTGTCAATATAGCAAAGCCTAATAGCAAAGGTTTATCTTACAATAAGTATAATAAGTACAACGTAAGTAAGCAGGGTGTTGTGTTAAATAACGCTACATCTAAAGCCCATTCTCAAATACTAAATAAATCACTTAAGGCAAACGCAAACCTAAATGGTAAATCAGCATCAGTCATTTTAAATGAAGTAGTCAGTAAAAACCCATCCACTTTACTAGGCTTGCAAGAAGTATTAGGTAATTCTGCCAAAGTAGTGGTTGCTAATCCTAATGGCATTACCTGTGATGGCTGCGGTTTTATTAATACTCCCAGTGCTACCCTGGTTGTTGGTAAACCAGCTGTAAGTAAAGGGGAATTAAAATCTTTTAATGTCAATAATAAAAATTCCAGTTTAAATATTAGGGGGAGCGTATCTGCAGCAGATGCAGTATTAAACCTGGTAGCTCCAAAAGTTATCGTTAATGGCCAAGTTAAAGCAGGTAAAGAACTAAGTATTGTTGCTGGTTTAAACCAGGTAGACTATGACCAGCAGTCAGGCTCTATTACAGCCATTAGACCTTTAACTCAAACCATCAGCAGCTTTGATGCTCAATTAATAGGAGCCATGCAAGCAGGCCGTATTCGCATTGTAAATACAGCTCAAGGTGTGGGTGTAAACTTAAGCGGCGCGAGTATAGAGGCTGACGAGTCAATCTCTATAGCATCAGCTGGTAACATAAATATTGCCTCAAAGAAGATAAATGGTAATAGATCTGTACAGGGAGCCAAGCTGAAGAGCAAAAAAAATATTGATCTAAAATCAAAAAATAATATTGACTTAGCTGCAGTAGTTTTAGATTCAAAAAATATCAATATAGCTGCTAATAAACAGGTTAACCTTAACAGCAGGGCAATCGCATATAAATTTACACGGAACAAATCAACTTCATTAAATACTCATGATCCCAACCAGCAGACAGCCTCTTATTTTTTATACCAATTTTATAAGTGTCATCTTGTTTAA